One stretch of Vibrio nitrifigilis DNA includes these proteins:
- the uspB gene encoding universal stress protein UspB, whose translation MIGGDIILFALLFVTAVNLARCLSALRSLLYIMRNVHPLLYQQVDGRGFFSPQGNLSKQVRLYYYIKSKEYTHHHDELFTAKCDRVRQLFILCVALIVVTTVAAFIL comes from the coding sequence ATGATCGGCGGAGACATCATTCTATTTGCGTTGCTTTTTGTAACAGCAGTTAATTTAGCACGATGCTTAAGTGCGTTGCGTTCTCTGTTATACATTATGCGTAACGTGCATCCATTACTGTATCAACAAGTCGATGGTCGAGGTTTCTTCTCACCACAAGGCAACTTATCTAAACAAGTGCGCCTCTACTATTACATCAAAAGCAAGGAATATACTCATCATCATGATGAACTCTTTACGGCAAAATGCGATCGGGTTCGTCAGTTATTTATTCTTTGTGTTGCTTTAATTGTGGTTACCACCGTTGCTGCGTTTATTCTTTAG
- a CDS encoding tyrosine-type recombinase/integrase, translating to MRNNNQLWTFVHDIEYPSVLRFDHQTGEVISTVDKREGVYQFRWPDGRTCFPVEMYLSDISDTKRVKKSDGGTVGTYATDLTHLVRYCYHEKVQFHELRTADIDELIRQLVADKRSNGRRARSNDTIRQGILPKIVAFLKWLQKEHYPQLNLIGVDTTKVRFQIKLKVVKKTGKNGKGFGETEVFPTKLPRSTPQLKTPISAAVINQLWDSINDTRSEMRLNDRLLKLFDETDQEEHLDYMYHRRRFQLTMLEATGLRPQELVQIEYDDNIELVENNKIKIPTLKREEGRFRIIPIEKSVAIKVLLFMEDHRKKLIDRLKKNGLIADENDVDDYIFLGSENAKQVQPDAAYQEFRRLNIRAGVEVKSCQSMFRHRFITNMVKIHLCSFMDKNPLKNKYNINDHDYRTILRKVAGFTDHKDPKSLFHYIDFAWEELDVFSYAYEVSNLQSRLNAISISVKDLKLKVNSFGLDSDMANQILAGLSDIEEEANLLFDNNSKQ from the coding sequence ATGAGAAATAATAATCAACTTTGGACTTTTGTACATGACATTGAGTATCCGTCAGTGCTTCGGTTTGATCATCAAACAGGCGAGGTTATTTCTACCGTAGATAAACGAGAAGGTGTTTACCAATTCCGTTGGCCTGATGGTCGTACGTGTTTCCCTGTCGAGATGTATTTATCTGATATATCAGATACTAAGCGTGTAAAAAAATCTGATGGAGGAACTGTTGGAACTTATGCTACCGATTTAACCCATCTTGTGCGGTATTGCTACCATGAAAAGGTTCAATTTCATGAGCTTAGAACTGCTGATATTGATGAGCTTATTAGGCAGCTAGTCGCTGACAAACGTTCAAATGGCAGACGAGCTCGTAGCAATGACACTATAAGACAAGGGATTCTTCCAAAAATAGTAGCATTTTTAAAATGGCTTCAGAAAGAGCACTATCCACAGTTGAATCTGATTGGAGTTGATACGACAAAGGTGCGTTTTCAAATTAAGTTAAAAGTGGTTAAAAAGACAGGAAAAAACGGTAAAGGCTTTGGAGAAACAGAGGTTTTTCCGACCAAGTTGCCTCGCTCAACGCCTCAACTTAAAACACCAATATCTGCAGCGGTAATTAATCAGCTCTGGGATTCTATCAATGATACGAGGAGCGAGATGAGATTAAATGACCGCCTATTAAAATTGTTTGATGAAACAGATCAGGAAGAGCATTTGGACTATATGTACCATCGGAGGAGATTCCAACTTACTATGCTCGAAGCAACGGGGTTAAGGCCTCAAGAATTAGTGCAAATAGAATACGATGATAACATTGAGCTTGTAGAAAATAATAAAATAAAAATTCCAACCTTAAAGCGTGAAGAAGGTCGTTTTCGAATAATTCCAATAGAGAAAAGTGTAGCGATTAAAGTTCTGTTGTTCATGGAAGATCATCGAAAAAAATTAATAGATAGATTGAAAAAAAATGGTCTGATAGCTGACGAAAATGATGTAGATGATTATATTTTTTTAGGTTCAGAGAATGCTAAACAAGTTCAACCAGATGCTGCATATCAAGAATTTCGCCGTTTAAATATACGTGCAGGGGTTGAAGTAAAAAGCTGCCAATCCATGTTCAGGCATCGCTTTATTACAAACATGGTTAAGATTCATTTGTGTTCATTTATGGATAAGAACCCTCTCAAAAATAAGTACAACATCAATGATCATGATTACAGGACGATTTTAAGAAAAGTAGCTGGATTTACCGATCACAAGGACCCTAAGTCATTGTTTCATTACATTGATTTTGCATGGGAGGAACTGGACGTATTCAGTTATGCTTATGAAGTATCCAATCTACAAAGTAGATTGAATGCTATCTCAATTTCTGTGAAGGATTTGAAACTTAAAGTAAATAGCTTTGGTTTAGATAGTGATATGGCGAATCAGATACTTGCAGGTCTAAGTGATATCGAAGAAGAAGCTAATTTGTTGTTTGATAACAACAGCAAGCAGTAA
- the tsrA gene encoding H-NS-like global regulator TsrA, producing MSLTTYEMARILEQLDESPEKVMFGKLLSELGNQSSERVRSAAKQVPISILRDLVYQFQQVIDSRKDEQVGVLAKELAEQGISADELLKYLNNK from the coding sequence ATGTCTCTTACAACCTACGAAATGGCTCGAATTTTAGAACAACTTGATGAGTCGCCAGAAAAGGTTATGTTTGGCAAACTTCTGAGTGAATTAGGTAATCAGAGTAGTGAACGTGTTCGCAGTGCTGCTAAACAAGTGCCAATAAGCATTTTGCGTGACTTAGTTTATCAATTTCAACAAGTGATTGATTCAAGAAAAGATGAACAGGTGGGTGTGCTAGCAAAAGAACTAGCAGAACAAGGTATTTCTGCAGATGAACTATTGAAATACCTAAATAATAAATAA
- the asnC gene encoding transcriptional regulator AsnC, giving the protein MNSPVTAIKLDDLDKAILKILMDDARTPYAEMAKQFNVSPATIHVRIEKMKAGDIIQGTEVVVNTKKLGYDVCCFIGINLNAARDYHSALQKLNALDEVVEAYYTTGAYNIFVKLMCRSIEELQHVLIDKLQAIDEVQSTETLISLQNPISRNVNP; this is encoded by the coding sequence ATGAATAGCCCAGTGACAGCAATAAAACTCGATGATCTTGATAAAGCCATCCTAAAGATTTTAATGGATGACGCTAGAACACCGTATGCAGAAATGGCAAAGCAATTTAATGTTAGCCCAGCAACGATTCATGTTCGCATTGAAAAAATGAAAGCTGGGGACATCATCCAAGGAACTGAAGTCGTAGTAAATACGAAAAAACTTGGCTATGACGTATGTTGTTTTATCGGTATTAATTTAAATGCGGCCCGCGATTATCATTCTGCACTACAAAAATTAAATGCTCTCGATGAAGTTGTTGAGGCTTACTACACGACCGGAGCTTATAATATTTTTGTTAAATTAATGTGCCGCTCGATAGAAGAATTACAACACGTTTTAATCGATAAGTTGCAAGCTATTGATGAAGTTCAATCAACAGAAACACTTATTTCTTTACAAAATCCGATAAGCCGTAATGTGAATCCATAA
- a CDS encoding universal stress protein: MSYQHILVAVDLSEDSKVIVDKAVALAKPLNAQLSFIHIDVNYAELYTGLIDINLAETQHNSMEASLNQLQELAKYANHPINHTLVGSGDLSNEICDTISEFNIDLVICGHHQDFWSKILSSTKQLINCTPVDLLVVPFID; this comes from the coding sequence ATGAGTTATCAACACATCTTAGTTGCCGTCGATCTTTCTGAAGATAGCAAAGTTATAGTCGACAAAGCGGTGGCGCTGGCAAAACCTTTGAACGCGCAACTTTCTTTTATTCACATTGATGTGAATTATGCTGAGCTGTATACCGGACTGATTGATATCAATCTTGCTGAAACTCAGCACAACTCTATGGAAGCATCTCTTAACCAGCTGCAAGAGTTAGCAAAATACGCTAACCATCCTATCAACCATACTCTTGTGGGGAGTGGTGATCTAAGTAATGAAATCTGCGATACCATTTCTGAATTTAATATCGACTTAGTCATTTGTGGTCACCACCAAGACTTCTGGAGCAAGATTTTATCTTCAACAAAACAGTTGATTAATTGCACTCCTGTTGATCTATTAGTTGTACCATTTATCGATTAG
- a CDS encoding class I SAM-dependent methyltransferase, producing MQIQLISESLGRSGELDALASRWNLCHDETSAFALVLTDERLELRKLDEPKLGAIYVDWVSGAVAHRRKFGGGKGQAIAKAAGLNKGAMPTVLDGTAGLGRDAFVLASLGCRVQLVERHPVVAALLDDGINRAKQDEDIGHWVTERVQLLHASSHDALSQLMKDDNFVRPDVVYLDPMYPHPEGKKKSALVKKEMRVFQSLVGADNDADSLLEPALALATKRVVVKRPDYADWLAEQKPTMAIETKKNRFDVYVLSSMTE from the coding sequence TTGCAGATACAACTGATTAGTGAATCATTAGGGCGAAGTGGTGAATTAGATGCTCTCGCCAGCCGCTGGAATCTATGTCATGACGAGACAAGTGCCTTTGCTTTGGTATTAACTGATGAGCGCTTAGAACTGCGTAAATTGGATGAACCTAAGTTAGGGGCTATCTATGTTGACTGGGTCTCTGGTGCCGTTGCTCATCGACGTAAATTCGGTGGTGGTAAAGGGCAGGCGATTGCAAAAGCAGCAGGGCTCAATAAAGGTGCAATGCCGACAGTTTTAGATGGTACAGCAGGGCTTGGACGCGATGCCTTTGTACTGGCGTCGCTGGGGTGCCGTGTCCAGTTAGTCGAGAGACATCCTGTTGTTGCTGCGCTGTTAGATGATGGTATTAACCGCGCTAAGCAAGATGAAGATATTGGTCATTGGGTAACAGAGCGCGTTCAGTTATTGCATGCATCTAGTCATGATGCCTTATCTCAACTAATGAAAGACGACAATTTTGTGCGGCCTGATGTGGTTTATCTCGACCCTATGTATCCTCATCCAGAAGGCAAAAAGAAAAGTGCTTTAGTGAAAAAAGAAATGCGAGTTTTTCAATCTTTGGTTGGGGCAGATAATGATGCCGACAGTTTGTTAGAACCTGCTTTAGCGTTAGCGACAAAGCGGGTGGTCGTGAAAAGGCCTGACTACGCGGATTGGTTGGCTGAGCAAAAACCGACGATGGCAATTGAAACCAAGAAAAATCGCTTTGATGTTTATGTCTTATCATCGATGACAGAATAA
- a CDS encoding multidrug effflux MFS transporter: MILLTLLVLFSPLAIDIYLPALPLISSTFHVEHAMAKYTITGFLFTMGVGQLFAGPLADRFGRRYVALTGVVIYSASALLAWSAQTMEWMLTARLLQGFGACATTVAAFATVRDVFGPEKSGKMISYLNGAICFIPALAPILGSWLTQHYSWRANFSFMVCFALVSGSLMWFSLRETNPSQQSGLSTFNLTRYWDVIKNPSFLFHAGLCMLSMGVILAYVTSAPLVLMQQIGLSMDQFTFWFGINAIVNIVACLTAPSMMDKIGTHRSITFGILLIGLSGVLMVILSSDQTAFRFMLPIFISSVGFAWILGAAAGKALAPFGDKAGTAAALLGLFQMSGSGLIVALVQNLEMTPYWLIAIQMWLVVPALLIMFSGVGRKWHQWVLEP; the protein is encoded by the coding sequence ATGATTCTTCTGACGTTATTAGTGTTATTTAGTCCATTAGCGATTGATATATATCTTCCAGCCTTACCATTGATTTCTTCTACGTTTCACGTGGAACATGCGATGGCAAAATACACAATCACAGGCTTTTTGTTTACCATGGGGGTTGGCCAGCTATTCGCAGGACCATTAGCGGATCGCTTTGGTCGTCGCTATGTTGCTTTGACAGGGGTGGTTATCTATTCTGCCAGTGCATTACTTGCATGGAGCGCGCAGACCATGGAGTGGATGCTTACTGCTCGTCTATTACAAGGATTTGGTGCATGTGCAACAACAGTGGCAGCCTTTGCGACTGTTCGAGATGTATTTGGCCCTGAAAAAAGTGGCAAGATGATCAGCTATCTGAACGGTGCTATCTGTTTTATTCCTGCGTTAGCCCCAATTCTGGGGAGCTGGTTAACTCAGCATTATAGTTGGCGGGCTAATTTTTCCTTTATGGTGTGTTTTGCGCTCGTTTCAGGTTCGTTAATGTGGTTCAGTTTACGCGAAACCAATCCTTCTCAACAAAGCGGTTTATCGACATTTAATCTCACTCGATATTGGGATGTTATCAAAAATCCTTCATTTTTATTCCATGCAGGGTTGTGTATGTTGTCAATGGGCGTTATTTTGGCGTATGTCACTTCTGCACCTCTAGTGCTAATGCAGCAGATCGGTTTGTCCATGGACCAATTCACTTTCTGGTTCGGAATTAATGCTATCGTTAATATTGTTGCTTGCTTAACAGCGCCATCCATGATGGATAAAATAGGAACTCATCGGTCGATAACGTTCGGTATATTATTAATAGGTCTATCAGGTGTTCTAATGGTAATATTATCGTCTGATCAGACTGCATTTCGTTTTATGTTGCCTATATTTATTTCATCGGTTGGATTTGCGTGGATTCTTGGCGCTGCCGCTGGTAAAGCGCTAGCCCCATTCGGAGATAAAGCAGGGACAGCGGCTGCTCTTCTAGGGCTATTCCAGATGAGCGGGTCTGGTTTGATTGTCGCTCTAGTGCAAAACTTAGAAATGACACCGTATTGGCTTATTGCCATACAGATGTGGCTTGTTGTTCCCGCCTTATTAATTATGTTTTCTGGTGTGGGACGTAAATGGCATCAATGGGTGCTTGAGCCTTAG
- the ftnA gene encoding non-heme ferritin, which produces MLAQAMIDQLNEQINLEFFSSNLYLQMSAWCEDKGFEGAAQFLRKHAAEEMEHMHRLFTYVSETGALPILGAIAAPKHDYAGLGDVFRETYEHEQMITRNINKLAHVAFTSQDYSTFSFLQWYVAEQHEEEKLFKGILDKLELVGEDGKALFFIDKDLAELAKASSSSQSDTSAE; this is translated from the coding sequence ATGCTAGCGCAAGCCATGATTGATCAATTGAATGAGCAAATTAACCTAGAATTTTTTTCATCCAATCTATACTTACAAATGAGTGCTTGGTGTGAAGACAAAGGATTTGAAGGTGCAGCTCAATTTTTACGTAAACACGCAGCGGAAGAAATGGAGCATATGCACCGTCTTTTCACTTATGTAAGTGAAACCGGCGCTTTGCCAATCCTTGGAGCGATTGCAGCGCCAAAACATGATTATGCAGGTTTAGGTGACGTTTTTCGCGAGACCTATGAACATGAGCAGATGATCACTAGGAACATCAATAAGCTTGCTCATGTCGCATTCACTTCCCAAGATTACTCAACATTTAGTTTCCTTCAGTGGTACGTTGCAGAGCAACATGAAGAAGAGAAACTGTTTAAAGGCATTTTAGACAAGTTAGAACTTGTTGGTGAAGACGGTAAGGCTCTATTCTTTATCGACAAAGATCTAGCAGAATTGGCAAAAGCTAGCTCATCTTCACAATCAGATACCTCTGCTGAGTAG
- a CDS encoding BaiN/RdsA family NAD(P)/FAD-dependent oxidoreductase, whose translation MSITLHDVIVIGAGAAGLMCAASAGQRGRSVLVIDHGKRPGRKILISGGGRCNFTNYDVTANNYLSQNPHFCKSALSQFTNWDFLGLIAKYNIPFHERDHGQLFCDDSAKDIVNLLTSECEETGNVKYKYQSEIISVERIDDNDFEVKTTQGTFKSESLVIATGGLSMPRLGATPFGWKIAEQFGLGVIPPQAALVPFTLDGREKGLTELTGTALPVRISCNNKEFLEALLFTHRGISGPSILQISSYWNPGDSVTVDWLPETNALEFLEKAIAKNPAQELKTSLSKVLPKRLIDYFIELNVFENKPLRQFNKKQIEDVALNLHNWKIKPNGTEGYRTAEATLGGVDTNELSSKTMECKSIKGLYFVGECMDITGWLGGYNFQWAWSSGWVAGQNV comes from the coding sequence ATGTCTATAACTCTGCATGATGTTATTGTAATTGGTGCTGGTGCGGCCGGTCTAATGTGCGCTGCTAGTGCCGGTCAACGTGGGCGCTCAGTCCTAGTGATCGATCATGGCAAACGGCCCGGACGTAAAATCCTTATCTCAGGTGGTGGTCGCTGTAACTTTACTAACTATGATGTGACAGCCAATAACTATCTCTCACAGAATCCACACTTCTGTAAATCAGCATTATCGCAATTCACTAATTGGGATTTCCTTGGGCTAATTGCTAAGTACAACATACCGTTTCATGAACGAGATCATGGGCAACTATTCTGTGATGATAGTGCGAAAGATATTGTTAACTTGCTTACCAGTGAATGTGAAGAAACTGGGAACGTTAAGTATAAGTACCAATCTGAAATTATCTCGGTTGAACGTATCGATGACAATGATTTTGAAGTTAAAACAACTCAAGGTACATTCAAAAGTGAATCGCTAGTGATTGCCACCGGTGGGCTATCAATGCCACGCCTTGGAGCTACGCCATTCGGCTGGAAAATTGCGGAACAGTTTGGTTTGGGGGTTATACCGCCTCAAGCGGCATTAGTACCGTTTACATTAGATGGGCGTGAGAAAGGACTTACGGAGCTAACCGGTACAGCTTTACCAGTACGAATAAGTTGTAATAACAAAGAGTTCCTTGAGGCTCTATTGTTTACTCATAGGGGGATATCTGGTCCATCTATACTGCAAATATCTTCGTATTGGAACCCTGGTGATTCTGTTACTGTAGATTGGTTACCGGAAACGAATGCATTAGAGTTTTTAGAAAAGGCAATCGCTAAGAACCCTGCACAAGAGCTGAAAACATCTTTATCTAAAGTTCTTCCTAAGCGATTAATTGATTATTTTATTGAACTTAATGTATTTGAAAATAAACCACTACGTCAGTTTAACAAGAAGCAAATTGAAGATGTTGCTTTAAACCTCCATAACTGGAAGATAAAACCAAATGGGACTGAGGGCTACCGAACAGCTGAAGCTACATTGGGGGGAGTTGATACCAATGAACTTTCATCTAAAACAATGGAATGTAAATCAATAAAAGGCCTATATTTCGTTGGTGAATGTATGGATATCACTGGCTGGTTGGGTGGTTACAATTTTCAGTGGGCATGGTCATCTGGGTGGGTTGCTGGTCAGAATGTTTAA